The sequence GAGTCGCCCTGATGGCGGCCGCCGGAAACGTGTTCTCGTCGGTGATGCCGGACTTTCTCTTCAACGTCCTCCGCGTGGGCGGAGAAACCCGGGGGGCCCTGGAGGTCCCCAGGGAGCTCCCGGGATTCCTCCAGGTGGTCCTGGTGGGTCTGGTGGCTGGGATGGCCCGGGGGAGGGCCCTGAGCATCTGCTTCCTGGCCGGGGTGGTGAGTTTCCTAGTGCTGGCCGTCGCCGGCTCGTCCTTCGCGGTGTTCATGGCCTGCATGCTCCTCTGGTCGGCGGGCATGCACCTCTACGTACCCCTGAGGGACGCCCTGGCCATGGACCTCGGACCCGGGCGCGGGAGGGGCTGGATCCTCGGCACGGTGGGAGCCTACAGGTCCGCCGGACTGATGCTGGGAACCGGGATCGTCTGGGTCGTGCTGGGCAGGATCCATGGCGGCTTCGGCGCGGTATACGGTGCGGCCGCAGTCGTTCTGGCCCTCGGCTTCGCGCTGACCATGGCCATCCCCAGGGTGCGGGGCGACAGGACGGAGGGTGAGCCGGGGCCCTCCATGAAGGAACGGTTCGTCCTGCGCAGGGAATACAGGCTGTACTACATCCTCGCGATCCTCTTCGGGGCGAGGAAGCAGATCTTCCTGACATTCGCGCCATGGCTGCTGGTGAGCCTTTTCGACCAGAAGGCCCCCGACCTGGCTCTGGCGATGGGGGCTGCGGCGCTGCTCGGCCTGTTCTCGAAGCCGCTCTTCGGAGACCTCATAGACAGGTACGGGGAGAAGTCCGTCCTGACCGTGGAGTCGATCCTCGTGTTCGCCATGTGCATCGGGTACGCCGCTGCTCCCTCTGTCCTCGCACGGGGCGCGGCCCTGGCCGTCCTCTACTCGCTCTACGTCCTCGACGAACTCCTCTTCTCGCTGAGCATGGCCCGCACCACATACCTCTCGAGGATCGCCAGGTGCAGCGGCGACATCGTGCCGACCCTGGGCCTGGGCGGCACCCTCGACCATGCGGTCTCCATGCTGGTCCCCGCAGGTGCGGGACTCCTATGGGCGTTCCTGGGGCCCTGGTCGGTGTTCTGCCTCGCAGCCGTGGTGGCCGCCGTGAACCTCGTCTTCGTGAGGAAGATGGAATCCAGATAGAAAAGGCCCCCGGTCTCCCGGGGGCCCTCTCCGCTGTCTGGAATAAAGGCTACTCGGTATCCATCTGGTCGAGGGTGACGGCCCAGACGAAGCCCTCGGGCCCGATTTCCTGGGTCCAGAGGGTGTAGGTGTCGCCGTCCTCGTCTTCGGCCTTCATGTCCCAGGTTCCCGTGGTGATCTCGACATCGAAGGACTCGCCGGGCGCAAGGACGCGGGCGCCGAGACGGTCCTCGCTCCAGGGCGCGTCGGAGGGGTCGATGTAGATGTAGGAGATGTCCCAGCTGCCCAGGTCGTTCCTGACCGTGACAGTGGCGGGGACGGGGACGGGCCTTGTCGCGTCGATGTCCTCGGGCTTGACTGCGACGTCCGCACCGGCGGTCTCGCTGACGGCGATGCCCTCGTAGGTGTAGGTGAAGTCGGTGTCGTCGACGACCTGGATGTCATACGAGCCGGGCTCGACCCAGACGGTGATCTTCTCGTCCGGGAACACGATGTTGGAGCCCATGTACTCGGTGGTCGGCTCGGTGCCGGTGGGGTCGACGTAGAGGTACCACATGTCGTAGTCGACGAGGTTGTTGGTCAGGGTGATCGGGTAATGGCCCGTCCCGACGTGGACGTGCTCCCAGTTCAGGTCGTCGAGGGTGACTTCCTTGACGAAGCCCTCCTTGGGGACTGTGACGTTCTCGAAGAAGTAGCTGTCGTCATCCTCGTCGATCACGAGGATGTTGTACGTGCCGGGCAGGAACTGGAACTCGGCACTCTGGCCCGGCGTGAGGTCGGTGGCCTGCAGATCCTCGCCACGGCTGACCTGGGTGGTGGGGTAGATGTAGATCTGGGCGATGTCGTAATCACCGAGCGAATTGGTGACGGTGACGG comes from Candidatus Fermentibacter sp. and encodes:
- a CDS encoding MFS transporter, with product MRSLARRNPLAERIGLSGNLGRMMIGVALMAAAGNVFSSVMPDFLFNVLRVGGETRGALEVPRELPGFLQVVLVGLVAGMARGRALSICFLAGVVSFLVLAVAGSSFAVFMACMLLWSAGMHLYVPLRDALAMDLGPGRGRGWILGTVGAYRSAGLMLGTGIVWVVLGRIHGGFGAVYGAAAVVLALGFALTMAIPRVRGDRTEGEPGPSMKERFVLRREYRLYYILAILFGARKQIFLTFAPWLLVSLFDQKAPDLALAMGAAALLGLFSKPLFGDLIDRYGEKSVLTVESILVFAMCIGYAAAPSVLARGAALAVLYSLYVLDELLFSLSMARTTYLSRIARCSGDIVPTLGLGGTLDHAVSMLVPAGAGLLWAFLGPWSVFCLAAVVAAVNLVFVRKMESR